One stretch of Glandiceps talaboti chromosome 7, keGlaTala1.1, whole genome shotgun sequence DNA includes these proteins:
- the LOC144437696 gene encoding monomeric sarcosine oxidase-like, which produces MATSMSTPRYFEYVVIGCGGIGSAAVYWLSKTVGGKNVLGLEQFKLGHDHGGSQDHSRIIRSLYHDERYTRMVRDTFTAFEEVERESGLQLVYKCGGLELAAANTPQADMLDRFGEAMDKYNISYERLNGDQIRQRFPQFSKKQDIVGLYQKNSGLVDAAMANATHTQLARKHGATILENCKVLKIEKDRDGIHALVHTSQGVFRCRRVIVTAGAWINHVLGSVGVRIPLTVTQEQVTYLATPHIKDFTKDNFPSWIYVDKSNNFYGLPIHGNTGSKIGIDAAGPSVTPETRTYKPDPIREKRCVDFLESFLPKAVGPILYTKTCLYAMTPDRHFVIDSLVEKGFPQVIICNGAGHAYKWSCLLGKILTQMAVDGKSQYPIADFKLDREALTNPDFIPTLTIQKTLEKSRL; this is translated from the exons atGGCGACCAGCATGTCGACTCCTCGGTACTTCGAATACGTTGTGATAGGATGTGGTGGTATTGGCAGTGCAGCAGTTTACTGGCTGTCTAAAACAGTCGGTGGCAAGA atgtGCTAGGTCTGGAGCAGTTCAAGCTCGGACATGACCATGGTGGTTCTCAGGACCATTCCCGAATCAT TCGTTCACTATATCACGATGAACGTTATACTAGAATGGTTAGAGACACCTTTACTGCATTTGAAGAAGTAGAACGAGAGTCCGGACTACAGTTAGTCTATAAATGTGGTGGTTTGGAGTTAGCAGCGGCCAACACACCACAGGCAGATATGCTTGATCGCTTTGGTGAAGCAATGGATAAATATAACATTTC ATATGAGAGACTGAATGGTGATCAGATCCGACAACGGTTTCCCCAGTTCAGCAAGAAGCAGGACATCGTTGGTCTGTACCAGAAGAACTCTGGTTTGGTTGATGCAGCTATGGCTAATGCTACTCATACACAACTAGCTAGGAAACACGGTGCAACTATACTGGAAAATTGTAAAGTATTGAAGATAGAGAAAGATAGAGATGGTATACATGCACTG GTTCATACGTCACAAGGTGTATTTCGTTGTCGTCGTGTCATCGTCACTGCTGGTGCCTGGATCAATCACGTCCTGGGATCAGTTGGAGTTCGTATCCCGCTAACTGTCACTCAAGAACAAGTCACTTATCTTGCCACGCCCCATATCAAGGATTTCACCAAAGACAA CTTCCCAAGTTGGATATATGTTGACAAGAGTAATAACTTTTATGGATTACCCATCCATGGTAACACTGGTAGTAAAATTGGTATCGATGCCGCTGGTCCATCGGTTACCCCGGAAACAAGAACTTACAAACCAGATCCGATAAGGGAGAAGAGATGTGTGGATTTCTTAGAGTCGTTCTTACCCAAG GCTGTTGGACCTATCCTATACACTAAGACATGTCTCTATGCAATGACACCAGACCGTCATTTTGTCATCGATTCTCTGGTTGAGAAAGGATTCCCACAAGTTATTATATGCAATGGAGCAGGACATGCCTACAA gTGGTCATGTTTACTTGGAAAGATACTAACACAGATGGCTGTTGATGGCAAAAGTCAATATCCCATCGCTGACTTTAAGTTAGACCGTGAAGCCTTGACCAACCCAGACTTCATACCAACtttaacaatacaaaaaactCTAGAAAAGTCTAGACTGTGA
- the LOC144437771 gene encoding uncharacterized protein LOC144437771: MTENSKRVRYDVAGVKNDRNRTILIVNDEWGTAKGGVSTVHRQVAKLAKDCKLDVYVTALEASNDDVRDIEKNGIRIILPNKSKCKKDENPTPRWLNCHESYFPHLRDEIQQLDLLVGHIPITNDAVLGMRNRIFKDSRVIMFNHIIPEDTDVHKVTGTAEKVEIKENNNLETAKEVNVMVSVGPRMKDHNENKYRALSEQPEHIEFIPRPDQKFFDVKIKKPKTIYALQVIAFGRVKGVEKLKGYDIVAEAMVRVTRSFRAVQRPIPTLVIRGVPENESADSKAFFEKYRSGGKLKVVMKPYGTQDEIRTDLQQSHLCIMASRSEPFGLVGFEAMATGLPTLVTVNSGLAEFLKETEESSIYANNVIVEVGQGDDITSWEKAIRDVLCDYNVAFDKAQKLKEVLESSDAIKKSLEDFKHILMD, encoded by the exons AT GACTGAAAATTCCAAAAGGGTTAGATATGACGTCGCTGGAGTTAAGAATGACAG AAACAGGACAATATTGATCGTAAATGACGAATGGGGGACGGCCAAAGGTGGGGTGTCTACTGTCCATCGGCAGGTCGCCAAGCTAGCGAAAGATTGCAAGCTTGATGTTTATGTAACGGCACTGGAAGCCAGCAATGATGACGTCAGAGATATAGAAAAGAATGGTATTCGGATTATTTTACCGAACAAAAGTAAATGCAAAAAGGATGAAAACCCAACGCCGCGGTGGTTGAACTGTCACGAGTCATACTTCCCACACCTTCGTGATGAAATACAACAGTTAGATCTTCTCGTCGGACATATCCCGATCACCAATGATGCGGTTCTTGGTATGAGGAACAGAATTTTTAAGGACTCACGAGTAATCATGTTTAATCACATCATTCCAGAAGATACTGATGTTCACAAGGTCACCGGGACTGCGGAAAAAGTTGAgatcaaagaaaacaacaatcttgAAACGGCGAAAGAAGTGAATGTGATGGTCTCTGTCGGACCTCGGATGAAAGACCATAACGAAAACAAATACCGGGCCCTTTCGGAGCAACCAGAACATATCGAATTCATTCCTCGACCTGATCAAAAGTTCTTCGATGTAAAAATAAAGAAACCCAAAACTATTTACGCACTGCAAGTTATTGCGTTTGGTAGAGTTAAAGGTGTAGAGAAATTGAAGGGATATGATATCGTTGCTGAAGCAATGGTGAGAGTGACAAGGTCATTTCGTGCAGTACAGAGGCCCATCCCTACATTGGTCATACGCGGCGTGCCAGAGAACGAAAGCGCAGACAGCAAGGCATTCTTTGAAAAGTACCGTAGTGGTGGAAAACTCAAAGTGGTAATGAAGCCCTACGGGACGCAAGATGAAATTCGTACGGATCTCCAGCAAAGTCATCTCTGCATCATGGCTTCTCGAAGTGAGCCGTTCGGATTGGTTGGCTTCGAAGCCATGGCAACCGGATTACCCACGCTAGTGACAGTAAATTCCGGGTTGGCAGAGTTCTTGAAAGAGACTGAAGAAAGTTCAATTTACGCAAACAATGTCATCGTCGAAGTTGGCCAAGGAGATGACATTACTTCATGGGAAAAGGCTATCAGAGACGTTCTTTGCGATTACAACGTTGCTTTTGATAAAGCACAGAAACTAAAGGAAGTATTGGAGAGTTCTGACGCAATCAAGAAATCTCTTGAAGACTTCAAACACATCCTAATGGACTGA
- the LOC144437378 gene encoding uncharacterized protein LOC144437378: MSATEETAGNPKRTKTVDRRSVLFVNDEWGATKGGMSTVHRAIATLAQEWGLDVHVTAVRASEDDIADTKEKGIGLILPETKKHYSIEPTKDWLALHASYFPNLRSQIPNLYVIVGHGSITDNIVIGWKEEVFQESKVVLFYHDIPEDVDVFKDDWTPAEVERRESGLLEAAMKAHVVFSIGPRMKSHFDNKFRAIPDDLLPKHIEYLPRPDQKFFDLKLTEPGSNDKFPWRVIVFGRVKGKERLRGYDLVAEAMAKVTASFRFVQRDAPKLVIRGIEKDDDDASKQFFEKYKKSGHLQMVMLPYGTQDDILKDLQQSHLCIMASRSEPFGMVAFEAMATGIPTLVTVNSGVAEFLKADAECSYYARSVTVNVGFGDVSRKEDVTKWEDAIRDVLCDYSVSFRRAQNLKTELMHSKAIRKSRENFKRILTR; the protein is encoded by the exons ATGTCGGCAACGGAAGAAAC AGCTGGGAACCCTAAGAGGACTAAAACTGTCGATAGAAG GTCAGTCTTATTCGTTAATGATGAGTGGGGAGCGACGAAAGGTGGAATGTCGACTGTTCATCGTGCAATTGCTACCCTGGCTCAGGAATGGGGACTGGATGTCCACGTGACGGCAGTTAGAGCTAGTGAAGATGACATAGCTGACACAAAAGAGAAGGGTATTGGATTAATTCTGCCAGAGACTAAAAAACACTATTCAATAGAACCGACAAAAGATTGGTTGGCACTTCATGCTTCCTACTTTCCCAATCTACGTAGTCAAATCCCAAACTTATATGTAATTGTAGGCCATGGCTCCATCACCGATAACATTGTTATTGGTTGGAAGGAAGAAGTGTTCCAAGAGTCAAAAGTGGTCCTTTTTTATCACGACATACCAGAAGACGTTGACGTGTTCAAAGACGATTGGACACCAGCAGAGGTTGAAAGGCGAGAAAGTGGTCTGCTAGAGGCAGCGATGAAGGCACACGTCGTTTTTTCTATTGGACCTCGAATGAAGAGCCATTTCGATAACAAGTTCAGGGCAATACCAGACGATTTACTGCCTAAACACATTGAATATTTGCCACGACCTGACCAAAAGTTCTTCGACTTAAAGTTGACAGAACCTGGCAGTAATGACAAATTCCCTTGGAGAGTTATTGTGTTCGGTAGAGTTAAAGGAAAGGAAAGGTTGAGGGGATATGATCTTGTTGCCGAGGCCATGGCCAAAGTTACAGCAAGTTTTCGTTTTGTGCAAAGGGATGCCCCTAAATTAGTCATTCGTGGCATAGAAAAAGATGACGATGATGCCAGCAAACAATTCTTTGAAAAGTACAAGAAGAGTGGACATCTTCAGATGGTTATGCTGCCGTACGGAACACAGGATGACATTCTCAAAGATCTCCAGCAAAGTCATCTCTGCATCATGGCTTCTCGAAGTGAGCCGTTCGGGATGGTTGCCTTTGAAGCCATGGCAACCGGAATTCCGACATTGGTGACAGTAAACTCTGGAGTTGCAGAGTTCTTGAAGGCGGATGCCGAATGTTCATATTACGCAAGAAGTGTCACTGTAAACGTCGGTTTCGGGGATGTCTCTAGAAAAGAAGATGTTACAAAATGGGAAGATGCCATCAGGGATGTTCTTTGCGATTATAGCGTCTCTTTCAGGAGGGCACAGAATCTCAAGACAGAATTAATGCATTCCAAGGCAATAAGGAAGTCTCGTGAAAACTTTAAACGTATATTGACCCGGTGA
- the LOC144437274 gene encoding protein C19orf12 homolog — MPVNAEELIRLLAMLSEEEQMKVAVRQTLKGGLIAGSFATVGGLLGGPVGIAVGGALGGAWGAWATKGKFRPVSDILIDMNKEQRVQLQEYFNLAFRSLTTEDFTALNKMVAGDEQVRRKMLYGLKTYFNDELKMVIVD; from the exons ATGCCAGTCAATGCTGAAGAGTTGATACGTTTGTTGGCAATGTTGTCGGAGGAAGAGCAGATGAAAGTGGCAGTACGCCAGACATTGAAGGGAGGATTGATAGCTGGAAGCTTTGCTACAGTAGGTGGATTACTGGGAGGACCTGTCGGCATTGCTGTGG GTGGTGCACTTGGAGGTGCATGGGGTGCATGGGCAACTAAGGGTAAATTCCGTCCAGTGTCAGATATCTTGATTGACATGAACAAAGAGCAGAGAGTCCAACTACAAGAGTATTTCAACCTTGCGTTCAGGAGCCTTACAACTGAAGATTTTACAGCACTAAACAAAATGGTCGCAGGAGATGAACAAGTGCGGAGGAAAATGTTGTATGGGTTGAAAACTTACTTTAATGATGAATTAAAGATGGTAATCGTTGATTGA